GAGGCATTTATGAAATTTTCTCCACAAATAAATTTACGTAGTTGTTACAATTTTCAAGAGTCATTAATTAAAGTTCCTGACTATATTGATTTTGCTGTTAGAAATAATTTTAAATTTGCTTTTTATTCTGAATTGAACTCTATGTATGGAGTAGCTGAATTTGTGAATTTGGCTAAAAAAAATAATATTAAACCAATTATAGGATTAACCTTGGAATTTGAGCATCAAATCGCTATTTTAATCGCTAAAAATGAACAAGGTTATCAAAATTTAACAATTTTGTCTTCTTGATTAATGAATGAAAATAATCACTTTAATTTTGATTTTCAATGAACTAAATTTATTAGTGATAATTTAATTATGGTTACTAATAGTTTAACTTTTAAAAACTCAGTTAAAGAATTAATCAAAACTAATGATATTTATTTTAACGTTGTTGATTTACGAAAAATTTCATATTTGGAAGATAAAAATTACGAGACTTTTGTAATTTTAAACGCAATTAAAAATAATTTAACTATTGCTGAAGTTCAAAACATTGGCCATGAACATTATTTATCTGATGAAGAATTATTAAAATTAAATGTTAATTTAGATATTAATAACAAAAGTCTTTTAGAAATAGCTAATAAATGCTCATTTGAATTATTTTCTAATAGGCAATGAAATTTTGCTAAATTTAAAACTCCACAAAACATGCCTTCAGGTAATTTTTTAAGAAAATTATGCGAAGAATCTTTAAATTCATATTTACTTTTTGCAAAAAACAAAAAAAATCCAAATGTTGATTATTTTGAAAGATTAAACTATGAGTTAGATGTTATTTATAAAACAGGTTTCATTGATTATTTTTTAGTAGTTTGAGACTATGTTAAATATGCTAGAGAAAATCAAATTATGGTCGGCCCTGGACGAGGATCAGCAGCTGGTTCATTAGTTTCTTTTTTGCTTAAAATAACAACAATTGATCCTCTTCAATATGATTTGCTATTCGAAAGATTTTTGAATCCAAAAAGAGTATCACTACCTGATATTGATTTAGATTTTCAAGATGATAAAAGAGATTTAATCATCGAATATTTATTTGAAAAGTATGGTGCTGATAAAGTTGCAACTATTGTAACTTTTCAATCAATTGGTCTGAAGTCAGCAATTAGAGATGTTGCTAGAGTTTATGAAATAGATTTAAAAATTGTTAATGAAATTGCTAAATTATTTCCTAGCTTTGTTGTAAACCAATCATTTGCTGAGATTATTAACAAATCAAGTAAATTAAGAAAATATCAAGAAGAATATCCCGAAATTTTTGATCATGCTTCTGCTTTAATTGGTTTACCAAGGCAAACAGGAACTCATGCAGCGGGAGTTATTCTTTCTGACGTTGATATTAAAAATATTGTCCCTATAAGAATTGGCTATAACGGAATTAACCAAACTCAATTTGATATGAAGTATCTAGAACCATTAGGTTTGATTAAAATGGATGTTTTAGGTTTAAGAAATTTAACAACTTTACAAGAAATTTTATCAAGTGTTTACAAATCGGAAAAAAAATTAATTAATCTTGACGAAATTAATTTGCAAGATAATGAAACTTTTGTAAATTTACAAGCAGGTAAAACTTCAGGAATTTTTCAATTAGAATCACCTGGTATGACCAATGTGATAATGAAAATTAAAACTAATTCTATTGAAGATATTTCCATTGCTTCAGCTTTATTTAGACCAGGTCCTCAAGAAATGATTCCTGAATATGTAAAGAGAAAATTTTCGAATGTTCCTGTTGAAAAATATTTAATCGATAAAGATTTAAAATCTATTTTAGAGCCAACATATGGGATTATTGTTTATCAAGAGCAAGTTATACAAATATTACGTAAAGTAGCAAATTTTTCTCTAGCTCAAGCAGATCTTGTTAGAAGAGCAATTGGTAAAAAGGATTTCCAAAAATTACATGCAGCTAAAAATGAATTTATTGAAAAAGCTACTGAAAATAATTATCAAATTCAAAAAGCTAAAATGATCTGAGAATGAATTGAAAAATTTGCAGCATACGGATTTAATAAATCACACTCAATTGCTTATTCATATATTTCTTATTGGTTAGCTTATTTAAAAACTCATTATCCTGCGGAATTTTACTGTTCACTTTTAAATGGAGTTACTGGAAACGTTGAAAAAACTTCACAATATTTAAAAGAAATAAATAATTACGGAATTAAAATAATTAAACCTTCAATAAAAAACATTAATTTTAATTATATTGGTTTTAAAACTGCTTTAATAATGCCGTTAACTTTGATTAAAGGCGTAGGTATTGAATTTATTAGAAAGTTACGTGAACAGTACAAAAGTAATCCGCAAATAATGGATTCGGTTTTTTCTTTGGTTACTTTAATGTTTAATCATGGTTTAAACAAAAATGTTTTTGAAGCACTAGTTTGATCGGGGGCATTAGATTGTTTTGGTTATAGCAGATCAACATTAGTTGAAAATTATGAAGAGATTTTGAAATTTGCAAATTTTAATAAAGACATTGAAATAATTAATAACAATTTAATTCCTGAATTAACTAACTATGAAGATAAAGAAGAAATTTTGTTAAACAAAGAAAAAGAATTTATTGGTTTTTTTATTTCTTCTCATCCTATTGAAAAAATTAGAACAGAATACTCATTTTTAAAAGCACATAAAATTATTAATCTTTTAAATAAAAAAGGAAATTTTATTATCATTGGTTATGTATCTGCTATCAAAGAAAAAAACGATAAGCATGGAGACCCCATGGCTTTTATTGAAATGTCTGATGAAACAGAAAATATTGAAATAACTGTGTTTTCAAGAACATTTAAAAATTTTAAAAATGACATTCTTTTAGGTTCGGTATTATGTGTCGAAATTAATATCGATTCATTTAATGACAAGCCTTCATTTGTTTTGAACAAAATTATCAAAATCATAAAAAACTAGTTTAAAAATTCTTGAATTGATAAGCTTTTTTATTACTTTAAATAATCATTCCAAAGATGCGGAGAGGTTTTTTAAATTAGTACAATTTTTTTAAAAAAACAACTTGTTCATTTATATTACGTAATTCAAAATTAAAATGTATAAGGTCAAAGACTGGAGGTCAAGCCCCTCCAGACCTTATACATACGACCCTAATTTTAATTAGGGTCTTTTCTATTTTATATTTGGTAAAATAATATAAATGTAGATAAGGAATTAAGTCATGGATAGAAAAAAAATTTTGTTAATTGATGGTAATTCTTTGATTTTTAGAGCATATTTCGCAAGTGCTTATACAGGCACTATTTTAAAAACAACATTTGGCACACCTACAAATGCTATTTTTTCTTTTGCGAATATGATTACTAGCCTTTTAAATAAAGGCGAATATTATGATGTTAAAGTTGCTTTTGATAAAGGCAAACACACATTTCGACATGATAAATTAGAAAATTACAAATCAGGAAGATTGCAAACACCAGAGGAATTAGTTGTTCAATTCCCTTTAGTTAGAGAAATGCTAGATTCAGCAGGAATTGATTGATTTGAAATCGAAAATTTTGAAGCAGATGATATCATTGGTGCGATTGATAAATTTATTGAAAATAATATTGAAGATGCAACTGTCGAAATTTTAACAAGCGATAAAGATATGTTTCAATTAATTTCTGATAAGACCAAAATTTTAATTCCAATTTCAGGAACTTCTGATTTGAAAGAATTTGGCCTAAAAGAATTAAAAGAGAAATGAAATATTGTTCCTGAACAAGTTGTAGATCTTAAAGGTCTTATGGGTGATACTTCGGATAATTTAAAAGGTGTTTCTGGAGTTGGCGAAAAAACAGCAATCAAATTAATTAATGAGTTCTTAACAGTAGAAGGAATTTATCAGAATATCGAAAATATCAAAGGAGCTCTAAAACAGAAATTAATCAACGATAAGGATTCGGCATTTCTTTGCAAAGAAATTGCCATTATTAGAACAGATTTTTATATTGACAATTTACAAATTAGAAAATTAAATATAACAACTTCATCTTTCATTGATTTTTTGAATAAATATGAAATGTATTCGTTAACAAACAGAATGCAAAATAGGGCCGAAAAAATTAACGACATCAAAAAACATGAGTATAAAATTTTAGAAAAATGAGACACAAGTTACGAATGTAAAAAAAATTATATTTTTGTTGAAAGTTTGGAAGAAAATTACCACAATGGAACAATATTAGGAATTGGAATAACGAACGAAAAAGGTAGTTATTTTCTAAAGGTTCAAAAAAAGCAAGAACAACAACTTAATTTTTTTGAAGATTTAACAGTAAATTTTTTTGATCAAATTTTTAATACTTTCCTAAAAAATGAAAAAGTTAAAAAATATACATATGATGTTAAAAAAACAGTGACTTTATTAAAAAATTTTGGTTATGAAATAAATTATGATTCTTTTGTATACGATATGATGATTGCGGGTTATGTTCTTGACTCTAATTTAAAATCTTCTTTTACCAATTATTTAAAACTGGCGTCTACAGAACTTAACATAGAAGAAGATGAATTTATTTATGGTAAAGGTGCCAAAACTAATAAAGAAATAGATGATGAAATCAAATTTGAATTTATCAGTAAAAAATCTTCTCTAATAATGCAAACTTATAATGACATTATTAAAAAATTAAAAAATAATAATCAGTATGATTTGTATAGTTCAATTGATTTTCCGTTTTGAAAAGTTCTTTTTAGCATGGAACAGAATGGTGTCATGATTGATAAAACCGAATTAAACAATCAAACTTATAATACTTTACAAAAATTGAATGAAATCGAAAATGAGATGCGAAACATTCTAGGAGACATAATACCTTTGTCTTTTAATTTTTCTTCACCTAAACAAATGCAAAAATTACTATTTGAAGATTTGAAATTATCTGACGTTTCTAAAGGAAGCACAGGCAAAGATATTCTAGAAAAAATTTATGATCAACACCCTGTAGTGCCCTTAATGTTAAAATATCGTAAATTATCTAAGTTGTATTCAACATACTTAAAAGGTTTTGAAAAATATATTTTTGAAGACAAATGCGTTCATACAATTTTTAATCAAACCCTAACAAATACAGGACGTATAAGTTCGATAGAACCTAATTTACAAAATATTTCTATTCATGATTTAGATCAAAAGGAAGTTCGAAAAATATTTGTAGTAAGAAATTCATCGACTTTTTATAGTTTTGATTATTCGCAAATTGAATTAAGAGTCCTTGCACAAATGGCACCTGAAAGACAATTGTTATCAATTTTTGCTAATAATGGTGATGTTCATGAAGCAACTGCGCGAAAAATTTTTAGTTTAGATGAAAATCAAATTGTAGAGCCAGAAATGAGAAGAGTTGCCAAAGTTTTTAATTTTGGAATTATTTATGGTTTAAGCGATTTTGGTTTAGCAAATGATTTAAATATTTCAATTCCTGAAGCTAAAAATATTATTCAAAAATATTATGAGTCTTTCCCAGATATTTTAGAATTTAAAAAAAGAATAATCAAATTTGCAAACGATAACGGTTATGTAGCTACCATCGCAAATAGAAAAAGAATAATTAATGAATTAAAATCACTCAATTATCAAGTTCGACAATTTGGTGAACGAGTTGCAGTAAATATGCCTATTCAAGGAACTGCAGCTGACATACTTAAAGTCGCAATGATTGATATTTATAGTGAAATTATAAAAAATAATTACAAAACCAAAATGATTGCTCAAATTCATGATGAAATTATTTTTGAAATCCCTGAAATTGAGCTAAATATTGTGCCAAAAATAATTAAAGATAAAATGATTAATGCAATTAGCAAAATGTTTGGTTTATTGAATACAAATCAAATTGCTAATGTAGAATTAAAAGTATCTCAAGCAATTGGAAAAAATTGATTTGAATTAAAATAGGAGATTTTATATATGCCAGAACTTCCAGAAGTCGTAACAGTTTGTAAAATGTT
The sequence above is drawn from the Williamsoniiplasma somnilux genome and encodes:
- a CDS encoding DNA polymerase III subunit alpha, encoding MKFSPQINLRSCYNFQESLIKVPDYIDFAVRNNFKFAFYSELNSMYGVAEFVNLAKKNNIKPIIGLTLEFEHQIAILIAKNEQGYQNLTILSSWLMNENNHFNFDFQWTKFISDNLIMVTNSLTFKNSVKELIKTNDIYFNVVDLRKISYLEDKNYETFVILNAIKNNLTIAEVQNIGHEHYLSDEELLKLNVNLDINNKSLLEIANKCSFELFSNRQWNFAKFKTPQNMPSGNFLRKLCEESLNSYLLFAKNKKNPNVDYFERLNYELDVIYKTGFIDYFLVVWDYVKYARENQIMVGPGRGSAAGSLVSFLLKITTIDPLQYDLLFERFLNPKRVSLPDIDLDFQDDKRDLIIEYLFEKYGADKVATIVTFQSIGLKSAIRDVARVYEIDLKIVNEIAKLFPSFVVNQSFAEIINKSSKLRKYQEEYPEIFDHASALIGLPRQTGTHAAGVILSDVDIKNIVPIRIGYNGINQTQFDMKYLEPLGLIKMDVLGLRNLTTLQEILSSVYKSEKKLINLDEINLQDNETFVNLQAGKTSGIFQLESPGMTNVIMKIKTNSIEDISIASALFRPGPQEMIPEYVKRKFSNVPVEKYLIDKDLKSILEPTYGIIVYQEQVIQILRKVANFSLAQADLVRRAIGKKDFQKLHAAKNEFIEKATENNYQIQKAKMIWEWIEKFAAYGFNKSHSIAYSYISYWLAYLKTHYPAEFYCSLLNGVTGNVEKTSQYLKEINNYGIKIIKPSIKNINFNYIGFKTALIMPLTLIKGVGIEFIRKLREQYKSNPQIMDSVFSLVTLMFNHGLNKNVFEALVWSGALDCFGYSRSTLVENYEEILKFANFNKDIEIINNNLIPELTNYEDKEEILLNKEKEFIGFFISSHPIEKIRTEYSFLKAHKIINLLNKKGNFIIIGYVSAIKEKNDKHGDPMAFIEMSDETENIEITVFSRTFKNFKNDILLGSVLCVEINIDSFNDKPSFVLNKIIKIIKN
- the polA gene encoding DNA polymerase I, coding for MDRKKILLIDGNSLIFRAYFASAYTGTILKTTFGTPTNAIFSFANMITSLLNKGEYYDVKVAFDKGKHTFRHDKLENYKSGRLQTPEELVVQFPLVREMLDSAGIDWFEIENFEADDIIGAIDKFIENNIEDATVEILTSDKDMFQLISDKTKILIPISGTSDLKEFGLKELKEKWNIVPEQVVDLKGLMGDTSDNLKGVSGVGEKTAIKLINEFLTVEGIYQNIENIKGALKQKLINDKDSAFLCKEIAIIRTDFYIDNLQIRKLNITTSSFIDFLNKYEMYSLTNRMQNRAEKINDIKKHEYKILEKWDTSYECKKNYIFVESLEENYHNGTILGIGITNEKGSYFLKVQKKQEQQLNFFEDLTVNFFDQIFNTFLKNEKVKKYTYDVKKTVTLLKNFGYEINYDSFVYDMMIAGYVLDSNLKSSFTNYLKLASTELNIEEDEFIYGKGAKTNKEIDDEIKFEFISKKSSLIMQTYNDIIKKLKNNNQYDLYSSIDFPFWKVLFSMEQNGVMIDKTELNNQTYNTLQKLNEIENEMRNILGDIIPLSFNFSSPKQMQKLLFEDLKLSDVSKGSTGKDILEKIYDQHPVVPLMLKYRKLSKLYSTYLKGFEKYIFEDKCVHTIFNQTLTNTGRISSIEPNLQNISIHDLDQKEVRKIFVVRNSSTFYSFDYSQIELRVLAQMAPERQLLSIFANNGDVHEATARKIFSLDENQIVEPEMRRVAKVFNFGIIYGLSDFGLANDLNISIPEAKNIIQKYYESFPDILEFKKRIIKFANDNGYVATIANRKRIINELKSLNYQVRQFGERVAVNMPIQGTAADILKVAMIDIYSEIIKNNYKTKMIAQIHDEIIFEIPEIELNIVPKIIKDKMINAISKMFGLLNTNQIANVELKVSQAIGKNWFELK